The Neovison vison isolate M4711 chromosome 13, ASM_NN_V1, whole genome shotgun sequence genome includes a region encoding these proteins:
- the LOC122894421 gene encoding tropomyosin alpha-4 chain-like codes for MAGLNSLEAVKRKIQALQQQADKAEYRAQGLQREMDGERKRREKAEGDVAALNRRVQLVEEELDRAQEQLATAQQKLEEAEKAADESERGMKVIENRAMKDEKMEIQEMQLKEAKHIAEEADRKYEEVARKLVILEGELERAEERAEVSELKCGDLREELKNVSNNLKSLEAASEKYSEKEDKYEEEIKLLSDKLKEAESRAEFAERTVAKLEKTIDDLEEKLAQAKEENVGLHQTLNQTLNELNCI; via the coding sequence aTGGCCGGCCTCAACTCCCTGGAGGCGGTGAAACGCAAGATCCAGGCCTTGCAGCAGCAGGCGGACAAGGCGGAGTACCGCGCGCAGGGCCTGCAGCGGGAGATGGACGGCGAGCGCAAGAGGCGCGAGAAAGCCGAAGGGGATGTGGCAGCTCTCAATCGACGCGTCCAGCTTGTTGAGGAGGAGCTGGACAGGGCCCAGGAGCAACTGGCCACGGCCcagcagaagctggaggaggccgAAAAGGCCGCGGATGAGAGCGAGAGGGGAATGAAGGTGATAGAAAACCGGGCCATGAAAGACGAGAAGATGGAGATACAGGAGATGCAGCTCAAAGAGGCCAAGCACATCGCTGAGGAGGCCGACCGCAAATACGAGGAGGTGGCTCGTAAATTGGTCATCCTGGAGGGCGAGCTGGAGCGGGCGGAGGAGCGTGCTGAGGTGTCTGAACTGAAATGTGGTGACCTAAGAGAAGAGCTCAAAAATGTCAGCAACAATCTGAAGTCACTCGAGGCCGCATCTGAAAAGTATTCTGAAAAGGAGGATaaatatgaagaagaaatcaaacttttgTCCGACAAACTGAAAGAGGCTGAGAGCCGGGCTGAATTTGCAGAAAGAACAGTTGCAAAACTAGAAAAGACAATTGATGACCTGGAAGAAAAACTTGCCCAGGCCAAAGAAGAGAATGTGGGCTTACATCAGACACTGAATCAGACACTAAACGAACTTAACTGTATATAA